The DNA window GCCTACCTGAGGTAGCATTACGTTTGCCAAATAGCATCATATCGTTGAAAGCTTTTTCTCTTGTAACGCTAAAAGTGAAAACATGCTGTTTGAAAATTAGGCTAATGACTAGAAACTCAGCAGCCAAACAACATGAAATAACACTGTTATAGGCCTATCAAATTCTAGGATTAGGGACTGTGATGCGTTTTTTTGcgccctcaaatccattgttgtcaagaCAGACACACGGTATTCCCAAGCACCTGTATTTTTTAGGCTTTGACGGCTGCACCTATAAAAATAGCTAAATAGCTGCAGCGCgcaccgcatgtcatgtgacgaggaacagccaatcacagtcggcagatatcttttctttcttccgtaaatatcagtctagGGTACATATATAGAGGAGAAGGTATCAAGAAGTATTATTTTAGTGCAGGGCTAGCCAGAGCTTTACAACCTGTCCCAAAGACTATTTTACTTGTTTCACTCTTTTTGTCCAAGAACGTCACAAAATCCAATTGAAAGTTCAGCCTAATAACTGACAGAAAAATCGAGCGTATCAACAGTCTGCAGTTAAAAATTACAACAATATTAATAACTGACTTTTGTCTACCATTGAAATGAAGGGTCCATTGTTTTAAAAATTACAGAGAATTTATCGTAAACTGCCATGCCAGAACAGAAAGCTTggcgtagcaacagtaactaagggggacGGGGCTTAGCAAACAGTCATGACTTATGAGTAATTACATCTAACCATACTGTATGGCTAAATATGGTATATTAGAAATTCATAATCTTAAAATGTAGCCAGACAGATATTTGGTTGTTGGTCACAGAGGTGTTTGGTCATGTGGAGGGATGACTGCCATTGAACTGAGTCTCTGACTCCTATTTCTTCTCTGGGATGAAGTGGCACATGGCATCGGGAGGTGCCTCCTAAACCTTTGTGCTCCAAATATATGGATCAGCGGGTTCAGGCAGCAGTGTAAGAAAAGTAGTGTTTCAAAGATGAACTTTACACGGTACAGAACTGCGTTTTCCAGAAAACCAAATGCCATCAAGGTCATTATAAAGGCTATGATATTGTATGGTGccaaagaaaggaaaaaaacaacaattaaccCTAAAATCAATCTTGTAGGCTCGCGATGTCTGTTCATCCTGCCCTGTTTGATAGTTACCCACATGTGGACACAGCAGAATGTAATGATAATGAAGGGTATGAGAAAGAAAAGGCCAATCTGCACGTAAAGCTCAAGGAGTGGATCAAACAGTGAATAATGTACACATGTTTTTTCAATGAATCCGTGCCAGTGCGTGACCTCACTATTCACTGATACCTTAATGCTTACAGCAGCACATACCAACCATATCACAATGCTAGCCATGATGAGACAGAGTGTTTTGGTGGCCGGTGTAGACAGACACGAAGCACGGACCACGGCAACATAACGATGTAACGTCATGGCGGTGAGGATCAACACGTAGCTGTTCAGCCCCAGAAAAAGAGCCCCTTTTACGACTCTACAGACCCAGTCCCCAAAGATCCAGTCATGGAGAAAATGGTAGGCAATAAACGGAAGGGTCACAGTGAAGCAAAGGTCAGATATTGTGAGTTGCAGGAGCAAGATGTGAGATGTGGTCTTCCAAGCTCGTTCCCTCAGAAGAGCCCACAGGAGGAAGCTGTTTCCAGGTATGCTGATGCAGAAGATGAGGATGGAGCACACAGTGGAGAAGAGATGAAATGCTGGTTCTATCTCTGAGAAGATTTCACTGTCATAGTGCGTAGAATAGTCGTCATAGAAGACACTGTCATTGTAGTCACTGTAAAGGAGGTCCATTGTTGACGTCTTGTGAGGAGGTGACAGTAGCTCTGATAAAGAAATGAGGAGATGATGTTCATTCCTTACAATGCTTTTTAGAATCagaatacattttacatttgtgCACAACTCTTTATGAATAAATTAAGTAATAGATAAATATCCTGTACATGTTATTAAGTATTAAGCCTTTAttcatggacattttttttgggaGACAGAGGATATGGAATAAAAGTCACAAGATATTGACTGGCCGGTGCTTAAcaatatgataaataatataaatattatacaaAAACGGGGCAATGCTTTAattgaaaaacagtttaaatttTTCCAACCCCCAGCGTGTTTAAGGAAGTGGAGGATTTTGCCAATTTTTGAATTGGCATCAGCAAATGAAACTCATGACAATAGAGCGCTcgagggatgacgtatttttgtaggccgacctgggttccctcgacaaaaagccagtgggagttcagcaagataatcttcataaatgaacaccacttttatgattttttttaagcgtaaatgcaatcgccagaagtaaaaagctaactataagctataaacaaactacaccacgggcgcatgaacgcgagtatacacaacgaggccgTAAAGATGGTTGAGTTGCCATGATGACGTTAGTCTCATTTAGCAACTtcttagcaaccgccttttttaagacatgtaaaggcttcaaaattcatgagtgggatatttactgatgtattttatatcgaagaacaaaacgttaaaatctcttacgcttgtgttaatcacagaccttatttcaggcatctaactaaaaacccattcaaaaaactcattgacttccagacgaaggaaccagaagtgctaaaatgctaactcatatccaggttttaggactcattcctgtagcactccaTATATTCTACAAGTCAAGATTAATTTTATTGTCATTCATACTATTCACATGGTAAGTGTACAGCAGAACAAAATTATGTCACATCTGGCTCACGAGTtaattatataaacatagacAAAATACAAATTTCACATGTAGGATATAATTGCTCATATTGTATCACCTTGGATAACATCGTCTCTatttgatgtttgtcaattaaCGCTAGTTCACAGCAGACACTtcattaacatacacacacacaatgtttgtCTATTCAGCATATTCTcaagtttcattcaatattctcaagTTGTGTTCACTGTtgtcagacttttattttatgttttaatccATATTCTCTGAATTTGAATCCATATTCTcaagtttcattcaatattctcataTTTTGAcccatatttttgtatttttattccaaATTCTCAAGCTCTCCCGCTCaatttttacataaataatttcccaaaatgaataaattaataaatatgctgtaacataattcaaagagataaaatgccaaaaaaagttACCTTGGGTATTCACTCAGTGTCACTCGAAGTCCTGCTCACAGTTCTTCTCCGTAAATGTAATATTTGCGTCTTATATATGTAATACTGCCAGATGGTTTCACTTTCACTGGGAATTTTCCCAGCGAAAAGCAGAATTAATATCAAGCCTACTTTGCAATTCCACTGCATTTGGTTGAAAACAGAAGTGAAATCAGCCAAACTAGACTCCcgctttatttattcaaatgtattacAGAAACAGCATTGTTCATTCGTAAAGGCTGAGAAAGTGCAGAAGTGAAAGCGTTCCCACACATTATCATACACGCCGACAtactttagatttttttatttttttttatttttttttacacatattcATCATTTACTTGGCATATGTATacaataattacataaaaataGACCCCCTTCTGTTTTAAATACAAACTTaggtaaaattaaattaatataaactatattacagaaaaacatttacagATGTTTCATTTCAAGAGTGAATGTTTACTTGGAGTGTAGCTCCAATACAACACCAGAGGTTGGTGCTGTAACAGCTACATTCTGAATAACAGAAGTGCTTTGGCCTGTGCCTCTCTCCCTGTTCCGCCTCCTGGCCTTCTCACAGTGTAAAAAATCCAAAAGATGCCTTCGCATCTTTTGTGAGAGCATATACAGCAGAGGGTTCATACAGCAGTGAGAATAAGCAAGTATACGACAAATATAATCGGCAATCGCCAAGCGTTTCCTTGCATTACATTCTTTGGGTTCATACAAAGACATGATGAAAAGCAAAATATTGTAAGGTCCCCAACAGATGAAGAAGGCTGCAACAATACATAACACCACCACAACAGTCCTGTGTCTTTTTCTGTTTGAAGACTGCAACACTGTCTTGAGGATAGCAAAATAGCAGAAAACAATGATAGCAAatgggaggaagaagagcagtGACACTTGGAGATAATACCCCAGCTTGATATCCATGCCATCAGAGGAATCCTCACACCTGGGAAGACCATCATCATAGGTTTCCACCTTCATTTTGATAGCATCACTCACAGATGCAGCAGTGCTGATGACCCAGGCAGCTGCACAGGCAACCATTGCACCCCTCTGcctcctcacagagctgctcagCCAGTTGTGCAGCACCACTGTTATGAAACGATCCACAGTCATGGCAGTCAGTAGAATGATGCTACTGTACAAACCAACATAGTATGCCGCAGTTATAAGTTTGCAGGCGAACTCGCCAAAGACCCAGTGGCGCAGATGGTAGACGGCCCAGAATGGAAGTGTGACAGTCAAGATTAAATCGGAGATGGCCAGGTTCAGGacaaatatatttgtgacatttttcagtttCTCGTAGACGAAGAGAACACCTAAGAGGAGACAGTTTCCTGTGACACTGAAGATGAAGATCAAAATGAAGAAGGCACCATTGATGGTTTCAAACGTTTCATACGCCCAATCACACAAATATTCCACTTCATCGCTGCCGGTCACACTTCCGCCGCTCTCTGTGGAGTTGTACGCCATTGTAGGTTTCCTGGGAAAATTGGCAAAGTGTAATTAAGACAAATCAGATGTCTACAACCCTTCAGTaatatgtgatttaaaaaaaaagtaatcccttgtaaaatatttcaatatgGAGAACAATTAAGTACTAAGTAGGTCACTCCAAAATATGGAGAGCAATTACAGTAAATTTTAAGCAACTTACCCTGAACAACGTCTTGTGTTGAATTGCACTGTGGAGGAAAActtgtgatatactgtataagagCAAAGTCATGGTTCCTCTTTTTGTTTCACATTCAGTCATAGATGCTGCAAATTCAAGTTTGAGAAACAATTGAATTCCCGCAACATGGGTGGTACTGCTTTTATAACATTACCCAGAAACAGCAGTAAGGGTTACTCAAAACAGAGACACTCCAGAACTTAATTGAGTCATTTTCGTTTTATTGTAAAGCATGGAAATAATGCTAATAAACACGATACAATAACAAATTCCAAATGATCAAAAGCAAAATACTCATactcattttttcattttcacttgcACAACTTCTGAAAATGTTGAAGgtgaaaatatagaataattgATCTGAATGATTGATATGAAAACATAAAGTAAATCACAGTTAATCAAAGTGAATCACATACAGTTATATTATCTATAATGCAATGTATAATCAATTTATCAGCATGCATTCAAAATCACATTAACACAAAGATACAAGGctcattgttgttttattatagtACAGTTTGGATGGAAAGGTGAGCTTTGGATGAACTGATGGATGA is part of the Sebastes umbrosus isolate fSebUmb1 chromosome 12, fSebUmb1.pri, whole genome shotgun sequence genome and encodes:
- the LOC119498257 gene encoding chemokine XC receptor 1-like, which gives rise to MDLLYSDYNDSVFYDDYSTHYDSEIFSEIEPAFHLFSTVCSILIFCISIPGNSFLLWALLRERAWKTTSHILLLQLTISDLCFTVTLPFIAYHFLHDWIFGDWVCRVVKGALFLGLNSYVLILTAMTLHRYVAVVRASCLSTPATKTLCLIMASIVIWLVCAAVSIKVSVNSEVTHWHGFIEKTCVHYSLFDPLLELYVQIGLFFLIPFIIITFCCVHMWVTIKQGRMNRHREPTRLILGLIVVFFLSLAPYNIIAFIMTLMAFGFLENAVLYRVKFIFETLLFLHCCLNPLIHIFGAQRFRRHLPMPCATSSQRRNRSQRLSSMAVIPPHDQTPL
- the LOC119498255 gene encoding chemokine XC receptor 1-like translates to MAYNSTESGGSVTGSDEVEYLCDWAYETFETINGAFFILIFIFSVTGNCLLLGVLFVYEKLKNVTNIFVLNLAISDLILTVTLPFWAVYHLRHWVFGEFACKLITAAYYVGLYSSIILLTAMTVDRFITVVLHNWLSSSVRRQRGAMVACAAAWVISTAASVSDAIKMKVETYDDGLPRCEDSSDGMDIKLGYYLQVSLLFFLPFAIIVFCYFAILKTVLQSSNRKRHRTVVVVLCIVAAFFICWGPYNILLFIMSLYEPKECNARKRLAIADYICRILAYSHCCMNPLLYMLSQKMRRHLLDFLHCEKARRRNRERGTGQSTSVIQNVAVTAPTSGVVLELHSK